The Vitis riparia cultivar Riparia Gloire de Montpellier isolate 1030 chromosome 10, EGFV_Vit.rip_1.0, whole genome shotgun sequence genome includes a region encoding these proteins:
- the LOC117922944 gene encoding uncharacterized protein LOC117922944 yields MESTIGLRFSTLPNQYSICMHSGFHAARATKPHLSFSHSLSLPQSSRNRPIEHIRGPITCMLDGSLPPTYYRVDKGRASMASASPFLHNIGSGRWTNHKGNAAQIDGHSLAGVPLPGTTSIDHYIELMEVAKKLKESRQYDLAVEILELNEPKVSEDPEAAYQVQMEIMHILYLQEKFTEAMVYAEKLYENKAIYAKRFQFELFYATKLLEIAKKLKESQHYDLAVKLLKVHDPEVENYPDASYSVKMEIMHMLFLQEKYEEAWTYCDALSKNEVIYLPQFKLGLFYALKSGILCGLNQHQEAIKFMHKFNQNRSEGFPLVTPDKDESTKKFGS; encoded by the exons ATGGAATCCACGATTGGCCTCCGTTTTTCCACCCTTCCCAATCAGTACTCCATTTGCATGCATTCTGGTTTCCATGCTGCAAGAGCCACCAAACCCCATTTAAGCTTCAGCCATTCTCTTTCACTCCCCCAGAGTTCAAGAAACCGCCCAATTGAGCACATCCGTGGTCCTATAACTTGCATGTTGGATGGTTCACTGCCTCCTACATACTATAGAGTTGATAAAGGAAGGGCAAGTATGGCTTCGGCTTCTCCCTTTCTTCACAACATCGGTTCTGGAAGGTGGACGAACCACAAAGGCAATGCAGCTCAGATAGACGGGCATTCCTTGGCAGGAGTACCATTGCCAGGGACGACAAGTATTGATCATTATATTGAG CTTATGGAAGTGGCAAAGAAGCTAAAAGAATCTCGGCAGTATGATTTGGCAGTGGAAATACTGGAGCTTAACGAACCCAAAGTCAGTGAAGACCCGGAAGCTGCTTACCAAGTGCAAATGGAAATAATGCACATTCTCTACCTTCAG GAAAAATTCACAGAAGCCATGGTATATGCTGAAAAGTTATATGAGAACAAAGCAATTTATGCCAAGCGattccaatttgaattgttttatGCTACAAAG CTTCTGGAAATAGCAAAGAAGCTAAAGGAATCTCAGCATTATGATCTAGCAGTGAAGCTACTGAAGGTGCATGACCCCGAAGTTGAGAATTACCCAGATGCTTCTTACTCCGTCAAAATGGAAATAATGCACATGCTCTTCCTTCAG GAAAAGTATGAAGAAGCCTGGACTTATTGTGATGCACTCTCTAAGAATGAAGTCATTTACCTTCCTCAATTCAAGTTGGGATTGTTTTATGCTTTGAAG TCAGGTATATTGTGCGGGTTGAATCAACATCAGGAAGCAATTAAATTCATGcataaattcaatcaaaacCGAAGCGAAGGATTTCCATTGGTCACACCCGATAAGGATGAATCCACCAAAAAGTTTGGAAGTTGA